Proteins encoded by one window of Pelecanus crispus isolate bPelCri1 chromosome 8, bPelCri1.pri, whole genome shotgun sequence:
- the C8H16orf87 gene encoding UPF0547 protein C16orf87 homolog isoform X2 codes for MSSSRAKKVKMATKSCPECDQQVPVACKSCPCGYIFISRKLLHAKRAERSPPITEKQEKEVDVYANLSDEKAFVFSVALAEINRKIINQRLIL; via the exons ATGTCCTCGAGCAGGGCCAAGAAAGTGAAGATGGCCACCAAGTCCTGCCCGGAGTGCGACCAGCAG gTTCCTGTTGCATGTAAATCATGTCCCTGTGGCTACATATTTATTAGTCGAAAACTCTTGCATGCTAAACGTGCTGAGAGATCACCACCCATCACAG agaaacaagaaaaagaagttgacGTGTATGCTAACCTTTCAGATGAAAAGGCCTTCGTATTTTCAGTGGCCTTGGcggaaataaacagaaaaattatcaATCAAAGACTTATTCTGTAA
- the C8H16orf87 gene encoding UPF0547 protein C16orf87 homolog isoform X1: protein MSSSRAKKVKMATKSCPECDQQVPVACKSCPCGYIFISRKLLHAKRAERSPPITENKSEAKRRRTERVKREKINSAVNKDLENRKRSRSNSHSDHSRRGRGRPKSASAKKHEEEREKQEKEVDVYANLSDEKAFVFSVALAEINRKIINQRLIL from the exons ATGTCCTCGAGCAGGGCCAAGAAAGTGAAGATGGCCACCAAGTCCTGCCCGGAGTGCGACCAGCAG gTTCCTGTTGCATGTAAATCATGTCCCTGTGGCTACATATTTATTAGTCGAAAACTCTTGCATGCTAAACGTGCTGAGAGATCACCACCCATCACAG aaaacaagagTGAGGCCAAAAGGAGACGGACAGAGAGAGTTAAGCGAGAGAAGATAAATTCTGCAGTAAATAAAGACTTAGAAAACCGAAAAAGATCCAGGTCTAACAGCCATTCAGATCATAGCAGacgaggaagaggaagacctAAGAGTGCCTCAGCCAAAAAGCACGAGGAAGAAAGAG agaaacaagaaaaagaagttgacGTGTATGCTAACCTTTCAGATGAAAAGGCCTTCGTATTTTCAGTGGCCTTGGcggaaataaacagaaaaattatcaATCAAAGACTTATTCTGTAA